From one Myxococcales bacterium genomic stretch:
- a CDS encoding tetratricopeptide repeat protein, with product MLFGLCILAGCGEDRAEDSLTAIRAQQLAGDHAGSIQPLRALLKTRPDDPEANFLYGRALMLTRQQHIASWSLRKAMKHPDWLILAGQQLAHFALASRDFNEVVALTDRILEIEPDNKRALLVRANAYAYWKKDPAKALETANRLLEIDPNAIEAYEPRILALLDLGRFEEASADLAAAGEMLKELKGTVRVLAWHCSTTAAFEEHAGDLDKTRKTWERCLESYPTDAEVLTNALVFYDGQGEHERSLSIVRAALADQPNSREYRNLLADRLRLSGKAAEAEALLTEATQTEPVELVAIAWSDLAKLRKSMGEHEAAADALERAVELALEQDAAYPELLFERADALILANRLERALEVAEDLPVEAHRRLIRARVAQERGNARLALSEFSEALKLWPDNTWARYYSARAAEDVGEFERALEDYRYAVRISPGATDARARGARLLLAGGGLAAAIQMLYVGVEQAPLDIDAMLLSVYLSGRGGNMAGIAETLENIEASYPAWAGLGLARAAEGLEERAGPAAAASMLARAPGVDYGDPRFVPALRNLVRYSHAAGSPGDFSSRLQKVLDSQPEFSSFEDIRALDLEMSGAPRESTLAVYLRALELGPRNAYALSGLGRLEAADNPEQALAYFDRAAAIDSSNPDHAMAAVRVLIDMGELDGARERLDRLLGEHPFEIDAAMTQVRLDLQQGVDTPRTLERAKRAVRFGGGADAHGLLSQVYAKRGNTEEAAEASRRAEVLRESAAAKSDSRPVEEPEA from the coding sequence TTGTTGTTCGGCCTCTGTATCCTGGCGGGATGCGGTGAAGACCGTGCGGAAGACTCGCTGACGGCAATCCGTGCGCAACAGTTGGCGGGGGATCATGCGGGGTCCATCCAGCCGCTCCGGGCCCTGCTCAAGACCCGACCGGATGATCCAGAAGCCAATTTTCTATACGGCAGGGCGCTGATGCTGACGAGGCAGCAACACATCGCGAGTTGGTCGTTGCGCAAGGCGATGAAACATCCCGACTGGTTGATCCTGGCGGGACAACAGCTCGCCCATTTCGCCCTGGCGAGTCGGGACTTCAACGAAGTGGTGGCGCTGACCGATCGCATTCTCGAAATTGAACCCGACAACAAGCGTGCGCTCCTGGTGCGTGCGAATGCGTATGCGTACTGGAAGAAGGATCCCGCAAAGGCCCTCGAAACCGCGAATCGACTGCTAGAAATTGATCCGAATGCGATCGAGGCCTACGAACCTCGGATTCTGGCGCTACTGGATCTGGGACGTTTCGAGGAAGCCAGCGCCGATCTCGCCGCAGCGGGCGAGATGCTGAAAGAGCTCAAGGGTACAGTGCGCGTTCTCGCCTGGCACTGCTCGACGACCGCGGCCTTCGAAGAACACGCTGGGGATCTGGACAAAACGCGAAAGACGTGGGAGCGCTGCCTCGAGAGCTATCCCACTGATGCGGAGGTCTTGACCAACGCGCTCGTCTTCTATGACGGGCAGGGGGAACACGAACGGTCACTCTCGATCGTCCGCGCGGCGCTGGCTGATCAACCGAACTCTCGCGAGTATCGAAACTTGCTCGCCGATCGTCTGCGCCTGTCGGGGAAGGCGGCCGAGGCCGAAGCGCTGCTGACCGAGGCGACACAAACCGAGCCGGTGGAACTCGTGGCTATCGCCTGGTCCGATCTGGCCAAGCTACGCAAGAGTATGGGCGAGCATGAGGCCGCCGCGGACGCGCTCGAGCGGGCGGTCGAACTCGCGCTCGAACAGGACGCGGCCTACCCCGAACTGCTCTTCGAACGTGCTGACGCGCTGATCCTGGCCAATCGCCTCGAGCGCGCCCTCGAGGTTGCGGAGGATCTTCCGGTCGAAGCGCATCGGCGACTCATTCGCGCGCGCGTCGCCCAGGAGAGAGGCAACGCCCGGCTCGCGCTCAGCGAGTTCAGCGAAGCCCTGAAGCTCTGGCCCGACAATACCTGGGCCCGTTACTACTCGGCGCGGGCGGCCGAGGACGTCGGAGAGTTTGAGCGGGCCCTCGAGGACTATCGCTATGCGGTACGAATCTCACCCGGGGCGACGGACGCGCGCGCGCGTGGAGCAAGGCTCTTGCTGGCAGGAGGCGGGCTGGCTGCAGCCATTCAGATGCTCTACGTCGGCGTGGAACAGGCGCCGCTCGATATCGATGCGATGCTCCTCTCGGTGTACCTCTCAGGCAGGGGCGGCAATATGGCCGGTATCGCCGAGACACTCGAGAATATCGAGGCAAGTTACCCAGCCTGGGCGGGTTTGGGCCTGGCGCGCGCGGCCGAGGGTCTAGAAGAGAGGGCCGGACCCGCCGCGGCGGCCAGCATGCTGGCGCGCGCGCCGGGCGTCGACTACGGGGATCCCCGATTTGTTCCTGCCCTGCGCAATTTGGTTCGTTACTCCCACGCGGCCGGATCGCCAGGCGATTTTTCGAGCCGACTCCAAAAGGTACTCGACAGCCAACCAGAGTTCAGCAGCTTCGAGGACATCCGTGCACTCGATCTCGAAATGTCGGGTGCGCCCAGGGAATCCACACTTGCAGTTTATCTGCGAGCCCTGGAATTGGGGCCCAGAAACGCCTACGCGCTGAGTGGCCTCGGACGCCTCGAGGCGGCCGACAATCCCGAGCAGGCGCTGGCCTACTTCGACCGAGCCGCCGCGATCGATTCGTCCAATCCCGATCACGCGATGGCGGCCGTCCGCGTGCTCATCGACATGGGCGAGTTGGACGGGGCCCGCGAGCGACTCGATCGTCTGCTCGGGGAACATCCCTTCGAGATTGACGCAGCGATGACTCAGGTCCGCCTGGACCTACAGCAGGGTGTGGATACCCCTCGTACCCTGGAGCGGGCGAAGCGCGCCGTGCGCTTTGGCGGCGGCGCGGATGCGCACGGGCTGCTGAGCCAGGTCTACGCCAAACGGGGCAACACGGAGGAGGCCGCCGAGGCCAGCCGCCGCGCCGAAGTGCTCCGCGAGTCCGCGGCCGCGAAATCCGATTCTCGACCGGTCGAAGAACCCGAAGCCTGA
- a CDS encoding sulfatase, translated as MAILLLVFVIAVIALTLFEHRVGGDWDSRPVGDAEDVAALANRDDVNVLFILIDTMRAERLGSYGYERDTSPVIDRLAASGIRFERHLAQSTWTKTSMASLWTGLLPTHTGISRFDHVIPEAANMAVEVFRNAGFLTVGLYRNGWVAPTFGFDQGFAIYQRPGPAPMAPGIRRENPTVSDRSTDEGIFEAAVEFLRVNANERFFLYIHLMDLHEYIYDEHSALFGSSYSDVYDNSIRWTDDSIGIMLERLGMLGLLDKTVIAIASDHGEAFLERGFEGHARRVFRETTEVPFLISLPFRLEPGVEVKTRTANVDIWPTIFELLGLESPTEIDGRSRMPDIAAELSGIPLDDKVRVSIADLDQNWAKRDSEPLPTIAVVEGPYRYVRVAHEGEEEATEVLFDAREDPLERVDQSEAEPETLARMRAAADEYRAQQPSWGDSPTRELGELELNLLRALGYQVE; from the coding sequence ATGGCAATTCTACTGCTGGTCTTTGTCATCGCAGTCATCGCACTGACACTCTTCGAGCATCGAGTTGGCGGTGATTGGGACAGTCGCCCGGTCGGAGACGCCGAGGACGTGGCCGCGTTGGCCAACCGGGACGACGTGAACGTCCTGTTTATCCTGATCGACACGATGCGCGCCGAACGGCTCGGCAGCTACGGATACGAACGAGACACCAGTCCAGTGATCGACCGCCTGGCTGCCTCGGGCATTCGCTTTGAGCGCCACCTTGCGCAGTCCACCTGGACCAAGACCTCGATGGCCTCGCTCTGGACGGGCCTGTTGCCTACGCACACGGGCATCAGCCGCTTCGACCACGTGATTCCCGAAGCCGCCAACATGGCCGTCGAGGTGTTTCGAAACGCGGGTTTTTTGACGGTCGGGCTCTACCGCAATGGCTGGGTCGCTCCGACCTTCGGCTTCGACCAGGGCTTCGCGATCTACCAAAGGCCCGGGCCCGCCCCAATGGCCCCGGGGATCCGGCGCGAGAATCCGACGGTGTCCGACAGAAGCACCGACGAAGGGATCTTCGAGGCTGCTGTCGAGTTCCTGCGCGTCAACGCCAACGAGCGATTCTTTCTCTATATCCACCTGATGGACCTTCACGAGTACATCTACGACGAACATTCCGCGCTCTTCGGCTCGAGCTACTCGGACGTCTACGACAACTCGATTCGCTGGACGGACGACTCGATCGGAATCATGCTCGAGCGCCTGGGCATGCTTGGCCTGCTCGACAAGACCGTGATCGCGATTGCCTCGGACCATGGCGAAGCCTTCCTCGAGCGCGGCTTCGAAGGCCATGCGCGCAGGGTCTTCCGCGAGACGACCGAGGTCCCGTTCTTGATCTCGCTGCCATTCCGATTGGAGCCTGGGGTCGAAGTAAAGACGCGCACAGCGAACGTCGACATCTGGCCCACGATCTTCGAACTCCTGGGACTCGAGTCGCCGACCGAGATCGACGGTCGCTCGCGCATGCCCGATATCGCAGCGGAACTGTCGGGAATCCCATTGGACGACAAGGTGCGTGTTTCAATTGCCGATCTCGACCAGAATTGGGCAAAGCGCGACAGCGAGCCGTTGCCCACCATCGCGGTGGTCGAGGGACCCTACCGCTACGTGCGAGTGGCGCACGAAGGTGAAGAAGAGGCCACCGAGGTGCTCTTCGATGCTCGGGAAGATCCCCTTGAACGAGTCGACCAATCAGAAGCAGAACCCGAAACGTTGGCGAGAATGCGAGCGGCGGCCGACGAATACCGGGCTCAGCAGCCCAGCTGGGGCGACTCGCCGACGCGCGAACTAGGAGAACTCGAACTCAACCTGCTGCGTGCGCTCGGTTACCAAGTCGAGTGA
- a CDS encoding isopenicillin N synthase family oxygenase — translation MESIACSLHSKLPIVSSSLVEAPTGPRERQSTVEWIRSALAEVGCFVLRIEGAGPTIDAATRQWRQFYALPDSAKQICRAERDEGGGWMRLRDEPLYMSHMNASELDAGRCKEQFGCEANTDTDTGPDTDQGPGLWPSEDTSPGFRRDVSACADRLGQSARGLLACFETVLGQEPGFLRHEPGYLSLNSYPGASPNTRGIGEAERRAEIGLGEHSDAVVFTMLRQTTAALQVKAGGNWLTVPVLDDGCFLVIPGDWLELFSNGAIPATRHRVLELAKDRESVLFFQNVAPMPVGPLAHFLRGGEKARYPTVNSDIPYVDGVAGVPRWQTHTGVEPPSAR, via the coding sequence ATGGAGAGCATTGCCTGTTCTTTGCATTCGAAACTTCCCATCGTATCGAGTTCGCTCGTCGAAGCTCCCACTGGTCCCCGCGAGCGTCAGTCCACCGTCGAGTGGATTCGCAGCGCACTGGCCGAGGTCGGCTGTTTCGTGTTGCGCATCGAAGGGGCGGGCCCCACGATCGACGCCGCAACCCGGCAGTGGCGGCAATTCTACGCACTGCCCGACTCGGCCAAACAGATTTGTCGGGCCGAACGCGATGAGGGCGGGGGCTGGATGCGGTTGCGGGACGAGCCGCTGTACATGAGCCACATGAATGCAAGCGAACTGGATGCGGGGCGCTGCAAGGAACAGTTTGGCTGTGAGGCCAACACTGACACCGACACCGGCCCCGACACCGACCAGGGCCCCGGCCTATGGCCGAGCGAAGATACGAGTCCCGGGTTTCGCCGCGACGTTTCTGCCTGCGCCGATCGACTGGGTCAATCCGCGCGGGGGTTGCTCGCCTGCTTCGAGACGGTGCTCGGGCAGGAACCGGGGTTTCTGCGTCATGAACCCGGCTATCTCAGTCTCAACTCCTATCCGGGCGCATCACCCAACACGCGAGGAATAGGCGAAGCGGAAAGGCGCGCCGAGATAGGCCTGGGCGAACATTCCGACGCTGTCGTCTTTACGATGCTTCGCCAGACCACCGCAGCACTGCAAGTCAAGGCAGGCGGAAACTGGTTGACCGTGCCTGTGCTCGACGACGGTTGTTTCCTCGTCATCCCAGGAGACTGGCTGGAACTCTTCAGCAACGGAGCCATACCGGCCACTCGTCACCGCGTGTTGGAACTAGCGAAGGATCGCGAGTCGGTGTTGTTCTTCCAAAACGTGGCGCCCATGCCTGTCGGTCCGCTAGCGCACTTCCTGCGCGGCGGCGAGAAGGCACGCTACCCCACAGTGAACAGCGACATCCCCTACGTCGACGGAGTCGCCGGCGTACCGCGTTGGCAGACTCATACGGGGGTAGAGCCGCCTTCAGCACGTTGA
- a CDS encoding HAMP domain-containing protein: MNLRPASFSLSRRLALLVLASTSFAVLVSSVAVITFETRALRDYLVQELGITADMLAQNSSAPVAFSDPEAATKILNSLRSRKSVVSAVILGLDGNIFAQYLRDGADASGLLKAATGEDDLSSDGEHLQVHRVIINSSGVLGIIVIRSDLAELHGLASRFKAVAGIVAVLSCMIAVLLSSRLQRSISLPIRSLAEIAGRVQREADFSLRASKSLDDETGVLVDAFNEMLQNIEERDLALAQYRDELERLVERRTKELAGSQTRLRRAERLASVGTLAAGIAHQINNPIGAILNSAQHALLCENDADFKAVWKDALNRNEEQAARCGRIVRSVLQFSRNDDTERWPKNLVDVCRRACDLVEDYARDHHVVIRFTSPVNPVIVHLSPIQLEQALVNLLRNAVEAIGDQGGGVDVQLEADDKFARIEIRDNGCGIAPDHLARIFDPFFTTRLAADGTRLGLSMVYGIITDHGGETSR; encoded by the coding sequence GTGAATCTCCGGCCGGCCAGTTTTTCTCTGTCTCGCAGGCTCGCGCTGCTCGTGCTGGCGAGCACCTCATTCGCAGTTCTCGTCTCGTCCGTCGCCGTGATTACGTTCGAGACCCGCGCGCTGCGAGACTATCTCGTGCAGGAGCTGGGCATCACGGCCGACATGTTGGCCCAGAATAGCTCCGCGCCTGTCGCCTTCAGTGACCCAGAAGCCGCTACCAAAATTCTGAACTCCCTTCGCTCCCGAAAATCCGTGGTCTCGGCGGTCATCCTCGGCCTGGATGGCAACATTTTTGCCCAGTACCTCCGCGATGGGGCGGACGCGAGTGGCCTCCTAAAGGCAGCAACGGGTGAGGACGACCTCTCGTCCGACGGGGAGCACCTCCAAGTCCACCGTGTCATCATCAATTCTTCCGGTGTTCTCGGCATCATTGTGATCCGATCCGATCTCGCAGAGTTGCATGGCCTGGCGAGCCGCTTCAAGGCTGTTGCGGGCATCGTCGCGGTCCTTTCCTGCATGATTGCAGTTCTTCTATCTTCGCGGCTTCAGCGCTCGATCTCGCTTCCGATCCGCTCGCTGGCCGAGATTGCCGGTCGCGTCCAGCGGGAAGCTGATTTCTCACTTCGAGCCAGCAAGTCCCTCGACGATGAAACCGGAGTCCTGGTGGATGCCTTCAACGAGATGCTCCAGAACATCGAAGAGCGCGATCTGGCTCTCGCCCAATATCGCGACGAACTTGAACGACTCGTAGAAAGGCGCACTAAAGAACTCGCGGGATCGCAAACGCGGCTGCGGCGAGCCGAACGCCTGGCCTCCGTGGGCACACTTGCCGCTGGAATCGCACATCAGATCAACAATCCCATCGGCGCAATCTTGAACTCGGCCCAGCACGCTCTGCTGTGTGAAAACGACGCCGATTTCAAGGCAGTGTGGAAAGATGCACTGAATCGGAATGAAGAACAGGCCGCTCGCTGCGGCCGGATCGTGCGCAGTGTTCTCCAGTTTTCACGCAACGATGACACGGAGCGGTGGCCCAAAAATCTGGTGGATGTTTGCCGCAGGGCTTGCGACCTCGTCGAGGATTACGCGCGCGACCATCACGTCGTCATCCGATTCACAAGCCCAGTCAACCCAGTGATCGTCCACCTCAGTCCAATCCAGTTGGAACAGGCACTCGTCAACCTGCTTCGAAACGCCGTAGAAGCGATCGGGGACCAGGGAGGCGGCGTGGACGTGCAATTGGAGGCCGACGACAAATTTGCGCGCATCGAGATTCGGGACAACGGATGCGGCATTGCGCCCGACCACCTTGCAAGAATTTTCGATCCCTTCTTTACGACAAGGCTAGCGGCAGACGGAACCAGGCTGGGGCTCAGCATGGTGTACGGCATCATCACCGACCATGGGGGGGAGACATCGAGGTAG
- a CDS encoding TonB-dependent receptor has translation MLTVAFCLVACFAAGLAGAQESPSNEPPPSGIEEIVVRAGASVTSADFETADSVTGFGAEDLAALGAQDISDVAAFTPNLEIVTSGATTPTFFIRGVGLNDFNSNSTGAVAIYEDGVARNAPALQLSTLFDIEGVTVLRGPQGTGLARNASAGAIKIYAARPTGEVGGYLRADLGNFDYMDIEGAFEAPLFEDILAARVAFRVTERDGTMKNRCGNAPAFADRVPVPTRATTIVLGLRNTDAPWSICGEPVAFQGPPQLPRISDIPVGLADRVNDISNWAARGTLLFRPTLDMSWLLNGHGSRRDELSRLGQSIGTSGFYCLDVENCGRIEDGGTQILGLLGTKQGLAGVGYQAPEIRRRLEELAPCNRAYPDKPFGKCSTSVDKVSNNNAKIQLAEELARKLDSKPWEGDFNRTGSTTNDTYGAYLKGEIVLPTGMTLKTVTSYDSYDRTIDLDLDFSPETLFQIITDDEGWQIYQDVKLDGVIGSEGQIRWDLGSWFLREELDVAVVNEFGQAAAFGVGRRDYVQDVWSAAAHARVAFDFWSVFTLDGGVRYNWERKKLDYVLNSPGIPSPRIEMLDDVWQKPTGTIRLTYRFRDDTHVFWKYTRGWKPGTYNATSSPEQGVSVADEETIDSFETGIEGSWFDGRFNLGGSFFHYTYDGYQLFIAQQFVGGQPEFVIVNAESVEVYGVEVDAVARPWDGSFLNVRFGWLESRFLDFVQIQQDIIGVMGQQVIVNRELQNTGNQLPNAPRYKVSITGEQTLELGRLGSLSLRYDGAWTDKTFYDATEGVGLPNVDNIQSLPNNTVAQPAFWIHNAQLTYRPTSGRFEIAGWARNLTNQSYKTFAFDGTTFNQTSIYFVGDPFTYGGKLSVTF, from the coding sequence GTGCTCACCGTCGCGTTCTGCCTGGTTGCGTGCTTCGCCGCCGGCTTGGCGGGCGCCCAGGAATCGCCCTCCAACGAGCCGCCGCCCTCCGGAATCGAAGAGATCGTGGTGCGTGCCGGAGCGTCCGTTACCTCGGCCGACTTCGAAACCGCCGACTCGGTCACCGGCTTCGGCGCCGAGGATCTCGCGGCACTCGGTGCGCAGGACATATCGGACGTCGCCGCATTCACACCCAATCTCGAGATCGTCACTTCGGGTGCAACGACGCCGACATTCTTTATCCGCGGCGTCGGCCTGAACGACTTCAATTCCAACTCCACCGGCGCCGTTGCGATCTACGAGGATGGCGTCGCGCGAAACGCACCCGCGCTTCAGCTTTCAACCCTCTTTGACATCGAGGGCGTGACAGTGTTGCGTGGCCCGCAGGGCACCGGTCTGGCCCGCAACGCATCGGCGGGTGCCATCAAGATTTATGCCGCCAGGCCCACGGGCGAGGTCGGTGGTTACTTGCGTGCCGACCTGGGCAACTTCGACTACATGGACATCGAGGGCGCCTTCGAAGCACCGCTCTTCGAGGACATCCTCGCCGCCCGGGTTGCGTTTCGCGTGACTGAACGGGACGGCACGATGAAAAATCGCTGTGGCAATGCGCCAGCTTTCGCCGACCGGGTCCCGGTACCAACACGAGCGACCACGATTGTGCTCGGGCTTCGAAATACTGACGCGCCCTGGTCGATCTGCGGCGAGCCCGTCGCATTCCAGGGTCCTCCACAATTACCCCGGATCTCCGACATCCCGGTCGGCCTCGCCGATCGCGTGAACGACATCAGTAACTGGGCCGCACGCGGTACGCTGCTTTTCCGCCCGACGCTGGACATGAGTTGGCTCTTGAACGGGCACGGATCCAGGCGCGACGAATTGAGCCGCCTCGGGCAGTCCATCGGGACGAGCGGCTTCTACTGTCTCGACGTCGAAAACTGCGGCAGGATTGAGGATGGGGGCACGCAGATTTTGGGCCTTCTCGGCACCAAGCAGGGGCTGGCCGGTGTAGGGTACCAGGCGCCCGAGATTCGGCGGCGGCTGGAAGAGTTGGCCCCGTGTAATAGAGCCTATCCAGACAAGCCGTTCGGCAAATGCTCTACTTCGGTCGACAAAGTTTCGAACAACAACGCGAAGATCCAGCTCGCCGAAGAGCTGGCGCGCAAGCTCGACTCCAAGCCCTGGGAAGGTGATTTCAACCGGACCGGTTCAACGACGAACGACACCTATGGCGCCTACCTGAAGGGCGAGATCGTGTTGCCTACGGGAATGACCCTCAAGACGGTGACCAGCTATGACTCTTATGACCGAACAATCGATCTCGATCTCGATTTTTCCCCAGAGACTCTCTTCCAGATCATTACCGATGACGAGGGTTGGCAAATTTACCAGGACGTCAAGCTCGACGGTGTGATCGGCTCGGAGGGCCAGATTCGCTGGGACCTGGGCAGTTGGTTCCTGCGCGAAGAACTCGACGTCGCCGTAGTAAACGAATTTGGACAAGCCGCTGCTTTCGGGGTTGGCCGGCGCGATTATGTCCAGGACGTCTGGAGTGCAGCGGCCCACGCGCGAGTCGCTTTTGACTTCTGGAGCGTTTTCACCCTCGATGGCGGCGTACGATACAACTGGGAACGAAAGAAGCTCGACTACGTGCTGAACTCACCCGGGATCCCTTCACCACGCATCGAAATGCTAGACGACGTGTGGCAAAAACCGACAGGCACGATTCGTCTCACATACCGCTTCCGGGATGACACACACGTCTTCTGGAAGTACACGCGAGGCTGGAAGCCCGGAACGTATAACGCCACGAGTTCGCCTGAGCAGGGCGTCTCGGTCGCGGACGAGGAAACGATCGACTCCTTCGAGACAGGCATCGAAGGAAGTTGGTTCGACGGTCGTTTCAATCTCGGCGGGTCCTTCTTTCATTACACCTACGACGGGTACCAACTCTTTATCGCACAGCAATTCGTCGGTGGCCAGCCCGAATTCGTCATCGTGAATGCGGAGTCAGTCGAGGTCTATGGGGTCGAGGTCGACGCTGTCGCGCGACCCTGGGACGGCTCCTTCCTCAACGTTCGCTTTGGCTGGCTCGAGAGCCGGTTTCTTGACTTCGTGCAGATTCAGCAGGACATCATTGGCGTAATGGGCCAGCAGGTTATCGTCAATCGCGAGCTTCAGAACACGGGCAATCAGCTGCCGAATGCCCCGAGGTACAAGGTCAGCATTACAGGGGAGCAGACCCTCGAGCTCGGACGGTTGGGTTCGCTCAGCCTCCGCTACGACGGCGCCTGGACCGACAAGACCTTCTACGATGCCACCGAGGGCGTGGGCCTCCCCAATGTCGACAACATCCAATCTCTGCCCAACAACACGGTGGCTCAGCCGGCCTTCTGGATTCACAATGCGCAGCTGACGTATCGACCGACGAGCGGCCGCTTCGAGATCGCCGGCTGGGCGCGCAACTTGACGAACCAGTCCTACAAGACTTTCGCCTTTGACGGCACCACGTTCAATCAGACCTCGATTTACTTCGTGGGCGACCCGTTTACCTACGGGGGCAAGCTGAGCGTCACGTTCTGA